One window of the Candidatus Tisiphia endosymbiont of Sialis lutaria genome contains the following:
- the thyX gene encoding FAD-dependent thymidylate synthase — MHDTTYNTKRATVPALEQLLFEPIKVLDHGFIRVIDYMGDDSSIVQAARVSYGKGTKQLSQDKGLINYLMRHKHTTPFEMCDIKFHIKLPIFVARQWIRHRTASVNEYSARYSILGNEFYLPEKQNLAAQSTINKQGRSDEKIPEKIADKVLVLLEKDAKICYQHYTEMMNQDEHGNIIDENTLGITRELARMNLTLNYYTEWYWKINLHNLLNFLLLRADSHAQYEIRVYAEKMLEIVQAWVPFTYDAFKEYRLEGNNISKKGLAVIKRLINKEDVTLESSGMTKREWDELMQVIGG, encoded by the coding sequence ATGCACGATACTACTTATAATACTAAAAGAGCAACTGTACCAGCTCTCGAACAATTATTATTTGAACCGATAAAAGTACTAGATCATGGTTTCATTAGAGTTATTGATTATATGGGGGATGATAGTAGCATAGTACAAGCAGCACGAGTATCATATGGTAAAGGGACAAAACAACTAAGCCAAGATAAGGGGCTAATTAATTACCTGATGCGTCATAAACATACCACACCATTTGAAATGTGTGATATCAAATTTCATATTAAACTACCTATTTTTGTTGCAAGACAGTGGATACGTCATAGAACTGCTAGTGTTAATGAATATTCAGCTAGATATTCTATATTAGGAAATGAATTTTATTTACCAGAAAAACAGAATCTTGCTGCTCAATCTACAATAAATAAGCAAGGAAGAAGTGATGAAAAAATTCCAGAAAAAATTGCAGATAAAGTATTAGTGCTACTAGAAAAAGATGCTAAAATATGCTATCAGCATTATACTGAAATGATGAATCAGGATGAACATGGCAATATTATTGATGAAAATACCTTAGGTATTACTAGGGAACTGGCAAGAATGAATTTAACTTTGAACTATTATACAGAATGGTATTGGAAAATTAATTTGCATAATTTATTAAATTTTCTGCTACTCCGAGCCGATTCTCATGCCCAATATGAAATCAGAGTATATGCAGAAAAAATGCTAGAAATAGTACAAGCTTGGGTACCTTTTACGTATGATGCCTTTAAGGAATATAGGCTAGAGGGTAATAATATTTCTAAAAAAGGACTGGCTGTCATAAAAAGACTAATTAATAAAGAAGATGTCACGCTAGAGTCTAGTGGTATGACCAAAAGAGAATGGGATGAATTAATGCAAGTTATTGGTGGGTAA
- a CDS encoding tetratricopeptide repeat protein, whose protein sequence is MKIINIKQLTILLTLILLPFSKVVANSQQHFEKANTLTMEGKWQEAIDSYDLAIKYKPDLAEAYHNKGTALYELGKWQEAIDSFDLAIKHKPDFANAYNNKGVVLGELGKWQEAIDSYNLAIKYKPDFANAYYSKGIVLGKLGKLQEEIVAYDLAIKHKPDFANAYYNKGIALKELGKLQEAIIAYDLAIKHKPDLADAYNNKGTALGKLGKLQDAIDSFDLAIKHKPDLADAYYNKGVVLGKLGKLQEEIVAYDLAIKHKPDFANAYYNKGIALKELGKLQEAIIAYDLAIKHKPDLADAYNNKGTALGKLGKLQDAIDSFDLAIKHKPDFANAYYNKGIALKELGKHSQAKEAFSKAEQLRIKH, encoded by the coding sequence ATGAAAATAATTAACATAAAACAACTAACGATCCTGCTGACTTTAATTTTACTCCCCTTTAGCAAAGTGGTTGCCAATAGTCAACAACATTTTGAGAAAGCAAATACTTTAACAATGGAGGGCAAATGGCAAGAAGCAATTGACTCCTATGATTTGGCAATTAAATATAAGCCTGATCTTGCTGAAGCTTACCATAACAAAGGTACAGCTTTGTATGAGTTAGGCAAATGGCAGGAAGCAATTGACTCCTTTGATTTAGCAATTAAACATAAGCCTGATTTTGCTAATGCTTACAACAATAAAGGTGTTGTTTTGGGTGAGTTAGGCAAATGGCAAGAGGCAATTGACTCCTATAATTTAGCAATTAAATATAAGCCTGATTTTGCTAATGCTTATTATAGCAAAGGTATAGTTTTAGGCAAGTTAGGTAAATTACAGGAAGAAATTGTTGCTTATGATTTGGCAATCAAACATAAGCCTGATTTTGCTAATGCTTATTATAACAAAGGTATAGCTTTAAAGGAATTAGGTAAATTGCAGGAAGCTATTATAGCATATGATTTAGCAATTAAACATAAGCCTGATCTTGCTGATGCTTACAACAATAAAGGTACTGCTTTAGGTAAGTTAGGCAAATTGCAGGATGCAATTGACTCCTTTGATTTAGCAATTAAACATAAGCCTGATCTTGCTGATGCTTATTACAACAAAGGTGTAGTTTTAGGCAAGTTAGGTAAATTACAGGAAGAAATTGTTGCTTATGATTTGGCAATCAAACATAAGCCTGATTTTGCTAATGCTTATTATAACAAAGGTATAGCTTTAAAGGAATTAGGTAAATTGCAGGAAGCTATTATAGCATATGATTTAGCAATTAAACATAAGCCTGATCTTGCTGATGCTTACAACAATAAAGGTACTGCTTTAGGCAAGTTAGGCAAATTGCAGGATGCAATTGACTCCTTTGATTTAGCAATTAAACATAAGCCTGATTTTGCTAATGCTTATTATAACAAAGGTATAGCTTTAAAGGAATTAGGTAAACACTCACAGGCAAAGGAAGCATTTAGCAAAGCAGAGCAACTTAGGATAAAACATTAA
- a CDS encoding FKBP-type peptidyl-prolyl cis-trans isomerase, producing MQKALTFIIAAAIIYSIVQMKMQSPPEENAPKVQTTEAESSNNTSTPEQANIPLTGNFLEKTVSKVLINALKTEEGRLFFENLLQPTNKPIADGKYTIEVNRDLIQPMFKINTFGNGTVGPATCGHVVTLHYQLLDINNNLLSENTKTFTLGSRAIMPGIDSVVVGMMVGQTRQAIFPTKYTSSNEENKDYDAPYRVNIVLNSILPNNFVNSNEVKIFDDEIAYRMPLLCGDKVGIDAKITKLSNGQVLYDSTQEGKKLDIKIGDINYPLIVSYALHGKVPVGTRTVIAKGKLFKALGSNINKMLNQSKIPVDEYLMLELTNFQTE from the coding sequence ATGCAAAAAGCTCTAACTTTTATAATTGCTGCCGCAATTATTTACTCTATTGTACAAATGAAAATGCAATCTCCGCCTGAGGAAAATGCCCCTAAGGTTCAGACAACTGAAGCTGAAAGTAGTAACAATACTAGTACCCCTGAGCAAGCAAATATACCATTAACTGGTAATTTCCTTGAAAAAACTGTTTCAAAAGTTTTGATCAATGCTCTTAAAACAGAAGAAGGTCGACTATTCTTTGAAAATTTACTACAACCAACTAATAAACCTATTGCTGATGGTAAATATACTATAGAGGTTAATAGAGATTTAATTCAGCCAATGTTTAAGATTAACACCTTTGGTAATGGGACTGTCGGTCCAGCGACTTGTGGTCATGTAGTCACATTACATTACCAATTATTGGATATTAACAATAATTTACTCAGCGAAAATACTAAAACCTTTACTCTTGGTTCTAGAGCGATCATGCCAGGAATTGATTCTGTAGTAGTAGGGATGATGGTTGGACAAACCAGACAAGCTATATTTCCTACAAAATATACATCTTCTAACGAAGAAAATAAAGACTATGATGCACCTTATAGGGTTAATATTGTCTTAAATTCAATATTACCTAATAATTTTGTTAATAGTAATGAAGTAAAGATATTTGATGATGAAATAGCTTATAGGATGCCATTATTATGTGGAGATAAAGTAGGAATTGACGCAAAGATTACTAAATTATCGAATGGGCAGGTACTTTATGACTCGACACAAGAAGGGAAAAAGCTAGATATAAAAATTGGTGATATTAATTACCCATTAATTGTATCATATGCTCTACATGGTAAAGTACCAGTTGGCACTAGAACAGTAATTGCTAAAGGTAAGTTATTTAAAGCCCTTGGTTCTAATATCAATAAAATGCTTAATCAAAGTAAGATTCCTGTGGATGAATATTTAATGCTGGAATTAACAAATTTTCAAACAGAGTAA